A DNA window from Pongo abelii isolate AG06213 chromosome 2, NHGRI_mPonAbe1-v2.0_pri, whole genome shotgun sequence contains the following coding sequences:
- the PFN2 gene encoding profilin-2 isoform X1, with translation MAGWQSYVDNLMCDGCCQEAAIVGYCDAKYVWAATAGGVFQSITPIEIDMIVGKDREGFFTNGLTLGAKKCSVIRDSLYVDGDCTMDIRTKSQGGEPTYNVAVGRAGRALVIVMGKEGVHGGTLNKKAYELALYLRRSDV, from the exons ATGGCCGGTTGGCAGAGCTACGTGGATAACCTGATGTGCGATGGCTGCTGCCAGGAGGCCGCCATTGTCGGCTACTGCGACGCCAAATACGTCTGGGCAGCCACGGCCGGGGGCGTCTTTCAGAGCATTACG CCAATAGAAATAGATATGATTGTAGGAAAAGACCGGGAAGGTTTCTTTACCAACGGTTTGACTCTTGGCGCGAAGAAATGCTCAGTGATCAGAGATAGTCTATACGTCGATGGTGACTGCACAATGGACATCCGGACAAAGAGTCAAGGTGGGGAGCCAACATACAATGTGGCTGTCGGCAGAGCTGGTAGAG CATTGGTTATAGTCATGGGAAAGGAAGGTGTCCACGGAGGCACACTTAACAAGAAAGCATATGAACTCGCTTTATACCTGAGGAGGTCTGATGTGTAA
- the PFN2 gene encoding profilin-2 (The RefSeq protein has 1 substitution compared to this genomic sequence), producing MAGWQSYVGNLMCDGCCQEAAIVGYCDAKYVWAATAGGVFQSITPIEIDMIVGKDREGFFTNGLTLGAKKCSVIRDSLYVDGDCTMDIRTKSQGGEPTYNVAVGRAGRVLVFVMGKEGVHGGGLNKKAYSMAKYLRDSGF from the exons ATGGCCGGTTGGCAGAGCTACGTGGATAACCTGATGTGCGATGGCTGCTGCCAGGAGGCCGCCATTGTCGGCTACTGCGACGCCAAATACGTCTGGGCAGCCACGGCCGGGGGCGTCTTTCAGAGCATTACG CCAATAGAAATAGATATGATTGTAGGAAAAGACCGGGAAGGTTTCTTTACCAACGGTTTGACTCTTGGCGCGAAGAAATGCTCAGTGATCAGAGATAGTCTATACGTCGATGGTGACTGCACAATGGACATCCGGACAAAGAGTCAAGGTGGGGAGCCAACATACAATGTGGCTGTCGGCAGAGCTGGTAGAG tcTTGGTCTTTGTAATGGGAAAAGAAGGGGTCCATGGAGGCGGATTGAATAAGAAGGCATACTCAATGGCAAAATACTTGAGAGACTCTGGGTTCTAG